In Numidum massiliense, a single genomic region encodes these proteins:
- a CDS encoding DUF1360 domain-containing protein, whose amino-acid sequence MLDISWLHLTVLVLASFRLTHLIVFDEITSFLRAPFLSVTYEPDDTGQIVRKIDIKGRGWRYKVGLILSCHWCVGVWSSLFTVALYALLPASFPLLVVLAVAGAAAVIESRLYPT is encoded by the coding sequence ATGTTAGACATATCGTGGTTACACTTAACGGTACTCGTACTCGCTTCTTTTCGTCTCACACACTTAATTGTGTTTGACGAAATTACGTCTTTTTTGCGAGCCCCGTTTTTATCCGTCACATATGAGCCTGACGACACAGGCCAGATCGTGCGCAAAATCGATATAAAAGGGCGCGGTTGGCGTTACAAAGTCGGGCTTATACTAAGCTGTCACTGGTGTGTCGGCGTTTGGTCCTCTCTTTTCACCGTGGCCTTATACGCCCTCCTCCCGGCTTCCTTTCCACTACTCGTCGTCCTCGCTGTAGCTGGCGCCGCTGCCGTTATTGAATCGCGTCTCTACCCAACATGA
- a CDS encoding BMQ_0737 family morphogenetic spore coat protein: MSKVKPISGAQQPLPPLPPNDVQEECICVPKVYDWVLDVSQATNKFPVPDDCLAAVEEAIANGQAIDVTCTSPAVPPVFPISCASTPPTPGQPNCRVIRITRTTITVNGTQVPVAVVRLSFTFTVTVEIFADGVSICAPFPVNISVPTQVVLCLPEPLDENNIICRITQITCDSTGEIFDGLVELEVTVCAEIQVEAEVKLAVLAKFCQPRPPIPVPTPAVPCPTIDFPPQCPELFPRPNCECQGEVVATSVGVGVTLNLGAGAVTEFGDLIINANICPACTLSRSALTLQFNQITTPPYTPPPTENNSFTFTATSFNEPAPCVDNLELTVTGMGLVSFSNGTQQQVAFTLVLVQTPLGLPDTYAITLVNTITGVTLFASGSVTVPAGQLVVRHCAQFPPTT; encoded by the coding sequence ATGAGTAAAGTTAAACCTATAAGCGGTGCTCAACAACCATTACCGCCGTTGCCGCCTAACGACGTGCAAGAGGAATGTATTTGCGTTCCAAAGGTATACGATTGGGTGCTCGACGTCAGCCAAGCCACAAATAAATTCCCAGTTCCCGATGATTGTCTGGCTGCGGTAGAAGAAGCGATTGCAAACGGGCAAGCGATTGATGTAACGTGTACATCGCCGGCTGTCCCACCAGTATTTCCGATTAGCTGCGCATCGACCCCGCCGACGCCGGGCCAACCGAACTGTCGCGTTATTCGCATTACCCGTACGACTATTACGGTCAATGGCACCCAGGTGCCAGTGGCGGTTGTTCGCTTAAGCTTCACCTTTACGGTCACAGTGGAGATTTTTGCCGACGGCGTGTCTATTTGCGCACCGTTCCCGGTAAATATTAGCGTCCCAACCCAAGTCGTTCTCTGCCTGCCCGAACCGTTAGACGAGAACAACATCATTTGCCGCATCACCCAAATAACGTGTGATTCGACAGGGGAAATTTTCGACGGACTAGTAGAACTAGAAGTGACGGTCTGTGCGGAGATTCAAGTTGAAGCAGAAGTGAAGTTGGCCGTACTCGCGAAGTTTTGCCAGCCGCGTCCGCCGATTCCCGTGCCGACACCAGCCGTTCCTTGTCCGACGATCGACTTCCCGCCACAGTGCCCAGAGCTTTTCCCCCGTCCAAACTGCGAATGTCAAGGGGAAGTTGTCGCTACGTCGGTCGGTGTAGGGGTCACGTTGAACCTTGGAGCAGGCGCAGTGACGGAATTTGGCGACCTCATTATTAACGCCAACATTTGTCCTGCTTGTACGCTTTCCCGCAGTGCGCTCACGTTGCAGTTTAACCAAATTACGACTCCGCCCTACACACCGCCACCGACAGAGAATAACAGTTTCACCTTTACTGCGACGTCCTTTAACGAACCAGCCCCTTGTGTCGACAATTTAGAACTAACAGTGACCGGTATGGGGTTAGTCAGCTTTTCGAACGGTACGCAGCAACAAGTTGCGTTTACACTTGTCCTCGTTCAGACGCCCTTAGGTTTGCCTGACACGTACGCGATCACGCTCGTAAACACGATCACTGGCGTGACGCTCTTCGCTAGCGGTTCCGTTACCGTTCCCGCTGGGCAATTAGTTGTTCGCCACTGTGCACAGTTTCCGCCGACCACCTAA
- a CDS encoding glycosyltransferase family protein, whose protein sequence is MNERKFLFVTCVNDEAMYARCLKHLDQLTVPDGYALERLPIRRAASMAAGYNAALANDAKYKIYLHQDVFVLRPSFLHDLLTLFQGNEALGLLGMVGCKQLPPNGMWWAGNDLFGKVIGYQRDTYYHHKFREVRGSWESVAAVDGLLMATQYDVPWRDDIFTGFHFYDVSQAQEFINRGFAVGVPQQRDPWCLHYHKNHQLDHVYHQYRQLFIEHYRS, encoded by the coding sequence GTGAACGAACGGAAATTTTTGTTCGTCACTTGTGTCAACGATGAAGCGATGTATGCACGGTGCTTAAAGCATTTGGATCAGTTGACCGTTCCGGACGGGTACGCACTCGAACGACTGCCGATTCGCAGGGCAGCGAGTATGGCCGCGGGGTACAACGCGGCGCTCGCCAACGACGCCAAGTACAAAATTTATTTGCATCAAGATGTGTTTGTGTTGCGGCCATCTTTTTTACACGATCTGTTAACGTTGTTTCAAGGGAATGAGGCGCTCGGGTTATTGGGAATGGTCGGCTGTAAACAGCTCCCTCCGAACGGTATGTGGTGGGCAGGCAACGATCTGTTCGGTAAAGTGATTGGTTATCAGCGCGACACGTACTATCATCATAAGTTTCGCGAGGTTCGGGGCAGTTGGGAGTCCGTAGCGGCGGTCGACGGGTTACTCATGGCTACGCAGTACGATGTGCCATGGCGTGACGACATCTTTACCGGGTTTCACTTTTACGACGTGTCGCAAGCACAGGAGTTTATAAACCGCGGCTTTGCGGTAGGCGTGCCGCAGCAACGCGATCCGTGGTGCTTGCATTACCATAAAAACCACCAGCTCGACCACGTGTACCACCAATACCGACAGCTATTTATTGAACACTACCGATCGTAA